One Dictyostelium discoideum AX4 chromosome 3 chromosome, whole genome shotgun sequence genomic region harbors:
- a CDS encoding glutathione-dependent formaldehyde-activating, GFA family protein — MDINENSKEFFGSCHCGNVRFQCKLETELLKSETLRCNCSYCLKTRFWEIIVCPKDFKVLKGENDQENYLYGSKINDNYFCKACGVNTYTLVKMEGVPNAPFYAVNVNTIEGITHEQLSKLKVTFLDGATDNWQNEPIYHNHI; from the exons atggatattaatgaaaatagtaaAGAATTTTTTGGATCATGCCATTGTGGTAATGTTAGATTTCAATGTAAACTTGAaactgaattattaaaatcagaAACTTTAAGATGTAATTGTT cataTTGTTTAAAAACTAGATTTTGGGAAATTATTGTTTGCCCTAAAGATTTCAAAGTATTAAAAGGTGAAAATGATCAAGAAAATTACCTATATGGTTCAAAGATAAATGATAACTATTTTTGCAAAGCCTGTGGTGTTAATACATATACTCTTGTCAAAATGGAAGGTGTTCCAAATGCTCCATTTTATGCTGTTAACGTTAATACAATCGAAGGCATTACTCATGAACaactttcaaaattaaagGTTACATTTTTAGATGGTGCAACTGATAATTGGCAAAATGAACCAATATATCATAatcatatttaa
- the pelo gene encoding eukaryotic release factor 1 family protein, with product MKLIKKYIEKDLSGYVKLQLEEEEDLWHCYNLISVGDLLTSSTVRKIQKETATGSVTSERQKLKITIQVTKIDHDNESSLLRVSGATCVENRFVKLGSFHTIDLEMNREFQLQKQEWDMISLELVKNATDIGQRADVAALIMNEGLANLCLITSAMTVVKSRIEVPVPRKGRSTSDNHQKGLENFFNTILQSMTRNINFDVVKCFIIASPAFVKDKFFQYMMDQSSKNDLYKVFRQNKSKFILTHSSSGHRYSLKEVLSDQAIVQQFSNTKAASEVKILNDFYDMLKKDPNRAFYGYEHVKKANERLAIETLLVTDELFRGKDVKTRKKYVDLVQSVKDNKGDVKLFSGLHVTGEQLSKLSGVAAILRYPLELEDEEEEYHPDESENGDDDDNNNNNNDDDDYSGYKNRSTRTSRDNDDSDDNDNKGNFEDEDYESFSSNR from the exons atgaaattaattaaaaaatatattgaaaaagatttatcaGGATAtgtaaaattacaattagaagaagaagaagatttaTGGCattgttataatttaataagtGTAGGTGATCTATTAACAAGTTCAACAGTAAGAAAGATTCAAAAAGAGACAGCAACTGGTAGTGTAACAAGTGAGAGacagaaattaaagataacCATTCAAGTCACCAAAATCGATCACGATAATGAATCATCATTACTTCGTGTTAGTGGAGCAACATGTGTAGAGAATAGATTTGTTAAACTTGGATCATTTCATACTATCGATTTAGAGATGAATAGAGAGTTTCAGTTACAAAAACAAGAATGGGATATGATCTCATTGGAGTTGGTCAAAAATGCAACTGATATAGGTCAACGTGCCGATGTTGCTGCATTAATCATGAATGAGGGTTTAGCAAATCTTTGTTTAATCACATCAGCAATGACCGTTGTTAAAAGTAGAATCGAAGTACCTGTACCACGTAAAGGTAGATCAACATCTGATAATCATCAAAAAGGTTTAGAAAACTTTTTCAATACAATCTTACAATCAATGACtagaaatattaattttgatgTTGTAAAATGTTTTATAATTGCTTCACCAGCTTTTGTTAaa gatAAATTCTTTCAATATATGATGGATCAATCATCAAAGAATGATTTGTATAAAGTATTTAgacaaaataaatcaaaatttattttaacacATTCATCATCAGGACATAGATATTCATTGAAAGAGGTTTTATCAGATCAAGCAATCGTTCAACAATTCTCAAATACAAAAGCAGCTAGTGAAGTTAAGATTCTTAATGATTTTTATGATATGTTGAAAAAAGATCCAAATAGAGCTTTCTATGGTTACGAACATGTTAAAAAGGCAAATGAAAGATTAGCAATTGAAACCCTCTTGGTCACTGATGAATTATTTCGTGGTAAAGATGTAAAAACTAGAAAAAAGTATGTTGACTTGGTTCAATCcgttaaagataataaaggtgatgttaaattattttctggTTTACATGTAACTGGTGAAc aactttcaaaattatcaggTGTTGCAGCAATTTTAAGATATCCATTGGAAttagaagatgaagaagaggagTATCATCCAGATGAGAGTGAAAATggggatgatgatgataacaacaataataataatgatgacgACGATTATAGCggttataaaaatagaagtACAAGAACTAGTAGAGATAATGACGATAGTGacgataatgataataaaggTAATTTTGAGGATGAAGATTACGaatctttttcttcaaatagataa
- the pitC gene encoding phosphatidylinositol transfer protein codes for MVLIKEFRIPLPLTVEEYKVAQLFMVATISKKNTSLGEGIEVIENKPYADGATTGFFTRKIFHLGGRLPTWLRSFAPTSLQIEEKAWNAYPYCKTSYACPLLGDRFSVSIETRYEPDSGTQDNCLNLNSEELSIREVEHIDIVNDPIDEAHYKPEEDPKIFQSVKTGRGKLQNDWMKSTKPIMCCYKVCKVEFRCWGVQNKVENFIQRVALRDTFFMGHRQIFCWIDQWFDMDMESLREFEKKTNEEMKAQFHNNNNNNSNNSNNNNNNNTQPQRSSFFSRSTDGNK; via the exons atggttttaattaaagaatttagaaTTCCATTACCACTTACAGTTGAAGAATATAAAGTAGCACAACTTTTTATGGTTGCAACAATAAGTAAAAAGAATACATCTTTGGGTGAAGGTATTGAAGTCATAGAGAATAAACCATACGCAGACGGTGCAACAACTGGTTTCTTTACACgtaaaatttttcatttaggTGGTAGATTACCAACCTGGTTAAGATCATTCGCTCCAACTTCATTACAAATTGAAGAGAAAGCTTGGAATGCATATCCATATTGTAAAACAAGTTATGCT tGTCCTTTATTGGGTGATAGATTTTCAGTATCAATCGAAACTAGATATGAACCAGATTCAGGTACACAAGACAAT tgtttaaatttaaatagtgaAGAATTAAGTATTAGAGAGGTAGAACATATTGATATTGTAAATGATCCAATCGACGAAGCACATTATAAACCAGAAGAAGATccaaaaatatttcaatctGTAAAAACTGGTAGAGgaaaattacaaaatgatTGGATG aaatcgACAAAACCAATTATGTGTTGTTATAAAGTTTGTAAAGTAGAATTTAGATGTTGGGGTGTTCAAAATAAAGTAGAGAATTTTATTCAAAGAGTTGCACTTAGAGATACTTTTTTTATGGGTCATAGACAGATATTCTGTTGGATTGATCAATGGTTTGATATGGATATGGAAAGTTTAAGagaatttgaaaagaaaacaaatGAAGAGATGAAGGCTCaatttcataataataataataataatagtaataatagtaataataataataataataatacgcAACCTCAAAGATCTTCCTTTTTTAGTAGAAGTACAGATggtaacaaataa
- a CDS encoding galactose-binding domain-containing protein, with protein sequence MQSLLVGDYKCRVSSVLNKQTKEYGKENLFDKSEETCWNSHQGTPQFIVIQFPQENGVTLSSVNIMFQGGFVGKDCEILTMSTNSDSKEFIHSCYFYPKDINTTQQFPIDSIKNTNIKQIKILFPQSTDFFGRITIYQLDILGEPTL encoded by the exons atgcaATCTTTACTCGTTGGCGATTACAAATGCag agttAGTTCagtattaaataaacaaactaAAGAATATGGTAAAGagaatttatttgataaaagtGAAGAAACATGTTGGAATTCACATCAAGGTACACCACAATTTATAGTGATTCAATTTCCTCAAGAAAATGGTGTAACATTGTCAAGTGTGAATATTATGTTTCAAGGTGGATTCGTTGGTAAAGATTGTGAAATTTTAACAATGTCAACAAATTCAGattcaaaagaatttattcACTCTTGTTATTTCTATccaaaagatattaatacAACTCAACAATTcccaattgattcaattaaaaatacaaatattaaacaaattaaaattttatttcctCAAAGTACTGATTTCTTTGGTAGAATTacaatttatcaattagaTATTTTAGGTGAACcaactttataa
- the ascc2 gene encoding activating signal cointegrator 1 complex subunit — MQQQQQPKVKLSKKDYIEKKEKEQQLLNNNNKVNREKDGKIMIEKNLQEKQDDILMNEKKKQQSGLGIDKTFTLVINTLGHLEKKNDLDQYWVLNNKEYHLSFITFLPADNNEQGSSEESILFMNSDLSSLLKFQYNIFWSHCIFNKSLNEFIDSFLKFFKRDNQPIISLVNNNSVNNNNNNNNSIIKKGSKDFNESKKLLFKRVFLVLVRMSLQQEKSGFITREFYSDLIYKNKLFTIPKLFDIVSLYSSHARDAVTTMIQSIFDTQPNYYKDLLQHFQLISKTLFELNQSLLNRNLLDLLRLEDNYLMDIVYNLEQFIRIFPMGSHQLFDEYLMNLEKGGGDGNGGVLGWLTYFYEYIIPIFNKENQKASNKQVNLTPSIYVPLKQHILSIFHTIFRHHFMIKLEQLQLLIQDPCQLCKKLPLDEISHRFFSLLGNITSFSQQIIGSTKSNRSKLFNEYFDNITSASILYDYEQTYKLSNFLDKLVTLDSSIDFTSYTYFMQLIGKPVSQDQKQIQKPKFKKSTTIIDSNISSSSSSSSSSSPSNATTTVKPILSNNPVIMNTVKIDQVKSLFPDLGDWFVHCCLKYYNQDVEQVINALCDDSSLPPHLKSMDRSLSSDPSQPSKNIPTPTTTTTTTTTTDKPNNTTTATTTTTTTTSSSKSLEKSMNELNISIGYEKIYDEKYDDSLEEFSGFSVQDGEKYNDEDEDEKKDSENNTNTEDQKHPTTSASGRTPNESNNLGRPRQNNPNKGRKEDNRNNKQQTHSSHHSQPQQQQQQQPPQHQPQPHQQPQQQPQPHQHQQPQQQQPQQPQHKQQPKPQQSKQHPQQQPKQQPKQQPQQPKQQSQQQPKQHPQPQQPQQPQPQPQPQPQQQQQQQQQQQQQQQQRQPQQPQQPQPQQQNQQQNQQQNQQPKKSQNDDKPKPDKKPKGSYSKGGSVGGGR; from the exons atgcaacaacaacaacaaccaaaagttaaattaagtaaaaaagattatattgaaaagaaagaaaaagaacaacaattacttaacaataataataaagttaataGAGAAAAAGATGGTAAAATAATGATTGAAAAGAATTTACAAGAGAAACAAGATGATATATtaatgaatgaaaaaaaaaagcaacaATCAGGTTTAGGTATTGATAAAACCTTTACATTAGTAATCAATACATTGGGACATTTAGAAAAGAAGAATGATTTAGATCAATATTGGGtactaaataataaagaatatcATCTATCATTCATAACATTCTTACCAGCAGATAACAATGAACAAGGCTCATCCGAAGAATCAATACTATTCATGAATTCCGATTTATcaagtttattaaaatttcaatataatatattttggtCACAttgtattttcaataaatcattaaacgaattcattgattcatttttaaaattttttaaaagagataatcaaccaataatttcattagtaaataataatagtgttaataataataataataataataatagtataattaaaaaaggatcaaaagattttaatgaatcaaagaaattattatttaaacgtgtatttttggttttggttagAATGTCGTTACAACAAGAGAAATCAGGTTTTATAACTAGAGAATTCTATtctgatttaatttataaaaataaattatttacaattccAAAATTATTCGATATAGTTTCATTATATTCATCTCATGCAAGAGATGCTGTAACAACAATGATTCAAAGTATTTTCGATACTCAaccaaattattataaagatttacttcaacattttcaattaatttcaaaaacattatttgaattaaatcaaagtttattaaataga aatttattagatttattaaGATTAGaagataattatttaatggatATTGTTTATAATTTAGAACAATTTATTAGAATATTTCCAATGGGTAGTCAtcaattatttgatgaataTTTGATGAATTTAGAAAagggtggtggtgatggtaatggtggtgtaTTGGGTTGGTTAACTTATTTCTATGAATATATAAtaccaatttttaataagGAGAATCAAAAAGCATCAAATAAACAAGTCAATTTGACGCCATCGATTTACGTACCACTAAAACAACATATTCTTTCTATTTTCCATACGATTTTCAGACACCATTTCATGATAAAGCTTGAGCAATTACAATTGTTAATTCAAGATCCATGTCAGTTATGTAAAAAGTTACCATTGGATGAAATCTCTCATAGATTCTTCTCTTTGTTGGGTAATATCACTTCATTTAGTCAACAAATCATTGGTTCAACTAAATCTAATAGATCAAAACTTTTCAATGAATATTTCGATAATATTACAAGTGCTTCAATCTTATATGATTATGAACAAACTTACAAGTTATCAAATTTCTTGGATAAATTGGTTACCTTGgattcatcaattgatttcaCATCTTATACTTATTTTATGCAATTAATTGGTAAACCTGTATCACAAgatcaaaaacaaattcaaaaaccaaaattcaaaaaatcaacaacaattattgattcaaatatatcatcatcatcatcatcatcatcatcatcgtcaccATCAAATGCTACTACAACAGTTAAACCAATCCTTTCAAATAATCCTGTAATTATGAATACTGTTAAAATTGATCAAGTTAAATCTTTATTCCCTGATCTTGGTGATTGGTTCGTTCATTGTTGTTTAAAGTATTATAATCAAGATGTTGAACAAGTTATTAATGCACTTTGTGATGATTCTTCCCTTCCACCACATTTGAAATCAATGGATAGATCTTTATCTTCTGATCCTTCTCAACCTTCTAAAAAtataccaacaccaacaactacaacaactacaactactacaactgataaaccaaataatactactactgctactactactacaactactaccACTTCAAGTAGCAAATCACTTGAAAAATCTATGAATGAATTGAATATTAGCATAGG CTATGAAAAAATTTATGATGAAAAATATGATGATTCACTTGAAGAGTTTTCAGGTTTCTCTGTTCAAGATGGtgaaaaatataatgatgaagatgaagatgaaaagaAGGATagtgaaaataatacaaatactgAAGACCAAAAACATCCAACCACCAGTGCATCAGGTAGAACTCcaaatgaatcaaataatCTTGGACGTCCAAGACAAAATAACCCAAACAAGGGTAGAAAAGAGGATAATCGTAATAATAAGCAACAAACTCATTCATCTCATCATTCTCagccacaacaacaacaacaacagcaaccaccacaacatcaaccacaaccacatcaacaaccacaacaacaaccacaaccacatcaacatcaacaaccacaacaacagcaaccacaacaaccacaacataAACAGCAACCAAAACCACAACAATCAAAACAAcatccacaacaacaaccaaaacaacaaccaaaacaacaaccacaacaaccaaaacaacaatcacaacaacaaccaaaacaacatccacaaccacaacaaccgcaacaaccacaaccacaaccacaaccacaaccacaacaacaacaacaacaacaacaacaacaacaacaacaacaacaacaaagacaaccacaacaaccacaacaaccacaaccacaacaacaaaaccaacaacaaaatcaacaacaaaatcaacaacctAAGAAATCacaaaatgatgataaaccCAAACCAgataaaaaaccaaaaggAAGTTACTCAAAAGGGGGTTCAGTTGGAGGTGgcagataa